In a genomic window of Punica granatum isolate Tunisia-2019 chromosome 6, ASM765513v2, whole genome shotgun sequence:
- the LOC116211986 gene encoding peptidyl-tRNA hydrolase, mitochondrial isoform X1 produces MISRRCFCTATSRPWLFIGLGNPGDKYRGTRHNVGFEMIDAFAESQGILMDTVHCKALFGQGFVDDAPVILAKPQTYMNLSGESTGPLAAYYKLPLNRVLVFHDDMDLPCGVLRLQPKGGHGSHNGLKSVIYHFRGNREFARLRIGIGRPPGQMDPKAFLLQKFNATARGRIDVALQEGVGALKHVLSKGLTESARCFNREQKYKHLRLQTLPA; encoded by the exons ATGATCAGCCGGCGCTGCTTCTGCACGGCGACTTCACGTCCTTGGCTCTTCATCGGCCTGGGGAACCCCGGCGACAAGTACCGAGGCACCAGGCACAAT GTAGGGTTCGAGATGATTGACGCATTTGCTGAATCGCAAGGGATTTTAATGGACACCGTCCACTGCAAAGCTCTATTCGGCCAAG GTTTCGTTGACGATGCGCCCGTTATACTCGCTAAGCCTCAAACATACATGAATTTGAGCGGCGAATCT ACAGGACCTCTGGCTGCTTATTATAAGTTGCCTCTTAATCGGGTGCTTGTg TTTCACGATGACATGGACTTGCCATGTGGAGTTCTACGTCTTCAGCCGAAAGGAGGCCATGGAAGTCATAATGG GTTGAAGAGCGTGATCTATCATTTTCGAGGCAACCGGGAATTTGCCCGGCTAAGAATTG GTATTGGTAGGCCTCCCGGTCAGATGGATCCGAAGGCATTCTTGCTTCAAAAGTTCAATGCGACAGCCAGAGGGCGG ATTGATGTTGCATTACAAGAGGGTGTTGGCGCATTGAAGCATGTGTTGTCTAAAGGCTTGACAGAAAGTGCAAGATGCTTCAACAGGGAACAAAAGTACAAACATCTAAGATTGCAAACCCTGCCGGCTTAA
- the LOC116211986 gene encoding peptidyl-tRNA hydrolase, mitochondrial isoform X2 yields MISRRCFCTATSRPWLFIGLGNPGDKYRGTRHNVGFEMIDAFAESQGILMDTVHCKALFGQGFVDDAPVILAKPQTYMNLSGESTGPLAAYYKLPLNRVLVFHDDMDLPCGVLRLQPKGGHGSHNGLKSVIYHFRGNREFARLRIGIGRPPGQMDPKAFLLQKFNATARGRKD; encoded by the exons ATGATCAGCCGGCGCTGCTTCTGCACGGCGACTTCACGTCCTTGGCTCTTCATCGGCCTGGGGAACCCCGGCGACAAGTACCGAGGCACCAGGCACAAT GTAGGGTTCGAGATGATTGACGCATTTGCTGAATCGCAAGGGATTTTAATGGACACCGTCCACTGCAAAGCTCTATTCGGCCAAG GTTTCGTTGACGATGCGCCCGTTATACTCGCTAAGCCTCAAACATACATGAATTTGAGCGGCGAATCT ACAGGACCTCTGGCTGCTTATTATAAGTTGCCTCTTAATCGGGTGCTTGTg TTTCACGATGACATGGACTTGCCATGTGGAGTTCTACGTCTTCAGCCGAAAGGAGGCCATGGAAGTCATAATGG GTTGAAGAGCGTGATCTATCATTTTCGAGGCAACCGGGAATTTGCCCGGCTAAGAATTG GTATTGGTAGGCCTCCCGGTCAGATGGATCCGAAGGCATTCTTGCTTCAAAAGTTCAATGCGACAGCCAGAGGGCGG AAAGATTGA
- the LOC116210714 gene encoding transcription repressor MYB5-like has translation MRSPSSAAAAGAGGGGGKTTPCCSKVGLKRGPWTPEEDELLSSYIKREGEGRWRTLPKRAGLLRCGKSCRLRWMNYLRPSVKRGQIAPDEEDLILRLHRLLGNRWSLIAGRIPGRTDNEIKNYWNTHLSKKLISQGIDPRTHKPLNQDQRTDNSNNESPDANSTAKEVSSSKKPLINHSIPSPSPTSNPNSASSGIEEIDKELLPDPNPTTEFENSFPINNLLPKYTDGMSNTMMRIGSHVLASHEAEEDINNYCTDDVFSSFLNSLINEEAFTASHHSQLHQQPPFHVASSSSDTLMISNPISALGLGWESAIMSSTFSQNNSEAPKRVDNYGNGHIE, from the exons ATGAGGAGCCCGAGCTCGGCGGCGGCTGCGGGGGCAGGGGGTGGTGGTGGGAAGACTACGCCGTGCTGCAGCAAGGTGGGGCTGAAGAGGGGGCCATGGACTCCCGAGGAGGACGAGCTGCTGTCCAGCTACATAAAGAGGGAAGGGGAGGGCCGGTGGCGGACCCTCCCCAAGCGCGCCGGCCTTCTCCGCTGCGGCAAGAGCTGCCGCCTCCGCTGGATGAACTACCTCCGCCCCTCAGTCAAGCGCGGCCAGATCGCCCCCGACGAGGAGGACCTCATCCTCCGCCTCCACCGCCTCCTCGGCAACCG GTGGTCTCTGATTGCGGGGAGGATCCCTGGGCGAACCGACAATGAGATAAAGAACTACTGGAACACTCACCTCAGCAAGAAGTTGATCAGCCAGGGGATTGATCCCCGCACCCACAAGCCCCTCAACCAGGACCAACGCACCGACAACAGCAACAACGAGTCCCCGGATGCAAACTCGACTGCAAAAGAAGTTTCCTCATCGAAGAAGCCATTGATCAATCACAGCATCCCATCCCCGTCCCCCACCTCGAACCCTAACTCCGCGTCCTCAGGAATTGAAGAAATCGACAAGGAGCTTTTGCCAGACCCCAACCCTACCACCGAGTTCGAAAACAGCTTCCCCATCAACAACTTACTCCCCAAGTACACCGACGGGATGAGCAACACTATGATGAGGATCGGCAGCCATGTGCTGGCAAGTCATGAAGCTGAAGAAGACATCAACAATTACTGCACCGACGATGTGTTCTCGTCTTTCCTCAACTCTCTGATCAACGAGGAGGCCTTCACTGCTAGCCACCACAGTCAGCTGCATCAGCAGCCTCCATTCCACGtggcttcttcttcatccGATACCCTGATGATCTCAAATCCTATATCAGCTCTCGGGCTTGGCTGGGAATCTGCAATCATGTCCTCGACATTTAGCCAGAATAATAGTGAAGCCCCAAAGAGAGTAGATAATTATGGTAATGGTCACATCGAATAG
- the LOC116211302 gene encoding uncharacterized protein LOC116211302 — MKDSNPEGVQPIGQNLIKVISNVCFSGFVFLVLIFTAIAVTYQPPDPWLDSAPALAKLFTQNGNATFKNDNSILRTGEDLASSAGPPVLPPKAAAAAAAAPAITEAVIEKAEEKIENSTVKSGPAAPACDGLAGKAINCSDPRVLIAIERFNLRAFKSIVFLDYQTPVNGSKPNECDVMWRFRNKRERSWRKYRDYRRFKIRVKEDCNYKVVHPGGWHSGVNARRAWIGSRPNAAKKGGNNRKVSPPVSKDDQINDTIPTLGSDSSFRKGKYLYYSRGGDYCKGMNHYMWSFLCGLGEAMFLNRTFVMDLNICLAATYNPSNKDEEGKDFRFYFDFEHLKEVASIVEEGEFLRDWKKWDRTHKKKIPLRKVPSYKTTSMQLKKDKSTIIWRQFDGPEPNNYWYRVCEGQAGNFIKRPWRALWKSKRLMNIVSEISGRMDWDFDAVHVVRGEKARNKELWPHLDSDTSPDAILEKLKGAIQPWRNLYIATNEPFYNYFDKLRSQYKVHLLNDYKELWGNTSDWYNETTALNNGRPVEFDGYMRVAVDTEVLYRAKTRVETFYNLTRDCKDGINTC, encoded by the coding sequence ATGAAAGATTCGAACCCGGAAGGAGTACAGCCCATAGGGCAGAATCTGATTAAGGTCATCAGCAATGTCTGCTTCTCGGGGTTCGTGTTCCTGGTCTTGATTTTCACCGCCATCGCCGTCACCTACCAGCCCCCAGATCCGTGGCTCGATTCCGCTCCTGCCCTCGCCAAGCTCTTCACCCAAAACGGCAATGCCACCTTCAAAAACGACAACTCGATTCTCCGGACCGGCGAGGACTTGGCGAGCTCGGCAGGCCCCCCTGTTCTCCCCCCTAAGGCTGCTGCTGCAGCTGCAGCTGCCCCGGCCATCACCGAGGCTGTGATCGAGAAGGCCGAGGAGAAAATCGAAAACTCGACCGTTAAATCAGGTCCTGCTGCCCCGGCCTGTGATGGGCTGGCGGGAAAGGCGATTAATTGCTCGGACCCGCGGGTGCTGATTGCAATCGAAAGGTTCAATCTTCGAGCTTTTAAGTCAATTGTGTTTCTTGATTACCAGACACCAGTTAATGGGTCGAAACCCAATGAGTGCGATGTTATGTGGAGGTTTAGGAACAAGAGGGAGAGGTCTTGGAGGAAGTATAGGGATTACAGGAGGTTTAAGATCCGTGTCAAAGAGGATTGCAACTATAAGGTGGTCCACCCCGGAGGCTGGCATTCGGGTGTTAATGCCCGTCGGGCTTGGATCGGCAGTCGACCTAATGCCGCAAAGAAGGGGGGAAATAATAGAAAAGTTTCACCTCCTGTTAGCAAGGATGATCAGATCAATGATACGATCCCAACTTTGGGATCTGATTCGAGTTTTAGGAAGGGCAAGTACTTGTACTATTCTCGGGGAGGGGACTACTGTAAGGGTATGAACCATTATATGTGGAGTTTCTTATGCGGGCTTGGGGAGGCTATGTTCTTGAACCGGACGTTCGTGATGGACTTGAACATTTGCTTGGCTGCGACTTATAACCCAAGCAATAAGGACGAGGAGGGGAAAGACTTCCGGTTTTATTTCGATTTCGAGCACTTGAAGGAGGTTGCTTCGATCGTGGAGGAGGGCGAGTTCTTGAGAGACTGGAAGAAGTGGGACCGGACTCACAAGAAGAAGATCCCTCTGAGGAAGGTCCCGTCCTACAAGACTACTTCGATGCAGCTCAAGAAGGACAAGAGCACAATCATATGGAGGCAATTTGATGGCCCCGAGCCCAACAACTACTGGTACCGAGTCTGCGAGGGCCAAGCTGGGAATTTTATCAAAAGGCCATGGCGGGCTCTGTGGAAGTCCAAGAGGCTGATGAACATAGTGTCTGAAATAAGCGGGAGAATGGACTGGGACTTCGATGCAGTCCATGTGGTTCGGGGAGAGAAGGCTCGGAACAAGGAGCTGTGGCCCCACCTGGACTCCGATACCTCCCCTGATGCAATTCTTGAGAAACTCAAAGGGGCAATTCAGCCTTGGAGGAATCTGTACATCGCCACCAATGAGCCCTTCTACAATTACTTCGACAAGCTGAGGTCTCAGTATAAGGTTCACTTGCTCAACGATTATAAGGAATTGTGGGGGAACACGAGCGATTGGTACAATGAGACGACAGCTCTAAATAATGGACGGCCTGTGGAATTTGATGGGTATATGAGAGTCGCTGTGGACACGGAGGTTCTCTATAGGGCAAAGACGAGGGTGGAGACATTCTATAACTTGACAAGAGATTGCAAGGATGGCATCAATACCTGCTAA
- the LOC116211830 gene encoding protochlorophyllide-dependent translocon component 52, chloroplastic — protein sequence MEALRASFSPSLHHLHPQTTRHQITQLTLPSFPSLRPTRPAPKPSRLCTALSSSAIETSPPAPELETSRDAEKFDWYAQWYPVMPVCDLDKRRPHAKRVLGIDVVVWWDRNEAAWKVMDDRCSHRLAPLSEGRIDQWGRLQCVYHGWCFDGSGDCKLIPQAPRDGPPVHTFKQACVAVYPSTVQHDIVWFWPNSDPQYKDIITKKKPPSIKELEDPSFTKAMGNRDIPYGYEVLIENLMDPAHVPYAHHGIMGGQTPRKREKVDREGGRPLELSIKKLDINGFVAKQEWGTSRFLPPCIFYANSDPFIDPGNGSASSAEMQKAPSSPLGPNRKLALIFICIPVSPGKSRLIWVFPRNFGVWMDRVVPRWIFHIGQNLILDSDLYLLHVEEHKIMEVGSSNWQKACFVPTKSDALVVGFRKWLNKYAGGQVDWRGKFSGALPPTPPRERLMDRYWSHVVNCSSCNTAYKGLNALEVALQIASVALLGILAATKQSAASAIRRNTVLVMAVLCFAASRWLAHFIYKKFRYHDYDHAFR from the exons ATGGAAGCTCTCAGAGCTTCCTTCTCTCCTTCTCTTCACCACCTCCACCCGCAAACAACCCGCCACCAAATTACCCAACTGACTCTCCCCTCCTTCCCTTCCCTCAGACCCACCCGACCAGCCCCCAAGCCGTCCAGGCTCTGCACTGCTCTCTCATCCTCCGCCATTGAGACATCCCCTCCAGCTCCGGAGCTGGAGACATCCAGGGATGCCGAGAAGTTCGACTGGTACGCGCAGTGGTACCCGGTCATGCCGGTCTGCGACCTCGACAAGCGGCGGCCCCACGCGAAGCGGGTGCTGGGCATTGACGTCGTTGTGTGGTGGGACCGCAACGAGGCCGCATGGAAGGTCATGGATGACAGGTGCTCCCACCGCCTCGCCCCGCTGTCGGAGGGCAGGATAGACCAGTGGGGCAGGCTGCAGTGCGTCTACCACGGCTGGTGCTTCGACGGCTCCGGCGACTGCAAGCTCATCCCTCAGGCTCCCCGCGATGGCCCTCCG GTTCATACATTCAAGCAAGCTTGTGTTGCCGTCTATCCGAGCACCGTGCAGCATGACATTGTTTGGTTTTGGCCTAATTCGGACCCGCAGTACAAAGATATCATCACGAAGAAGAAGCCCCCATCTATCAAGGAACTGGAGGACCCGTCGTTCACCAAGGCAATGGGAAATAGAGACATCCCTTATGG GTACGAGGTGTTGATTGAAAACCTCATGGATCCTGCCCACGTACCTTATGCACACCACGGGATAATGGGAGGCCAAACACCCAGAAAAAG AGAGAAAGTCGATAGAGAAGGAGGAAGGCCACTTGAATTAAGCATCAAAAAGTTGGACATAAACGGTTTTGTAGCTAAGCAGGAATGGGGAACCAGCAGGTTTCTTCCCCCTTGTATATTCTATGCCAATTCTGATCCTTTCATAGATCCTGGTAATGGGTCAGCATCATCAGCCGAGATGCAAAAG GCACCATCATCACCTTTGGGACCAAACCGGAAATTGGCTTTGATTTTCATCTGTATCCCTGTTAGCCCTGGAAAGAGCAGGTTGATATGGGTTTTCCCGAGAAATTTTGGGGTCTGGATGGATCGTGTTGTTCCTCGGTGGATTTTCCACATCGGACAAAACCTGATCCTGGATTCAGATTTATATCTTCTTCATGTTGAG GAACACAAGATAATGGAGGTCGGGTCTTCCAATTGGCAGAAGGCATGTTTCGTACCTACAAAATCAGACGCTCTCGTGGTTGGCTTCAGAAAATGGTTAAACAAGTATGCTGGTGGTCAAGTCGATTGGAGAGGCAAGTTCAGTGGGGCACTTCCCCCTACTCCTCCACGAGAGCGGCTGATGGACAG GTACTGGTCCCATGTGGTGAACTGCAGCAGCTGCAATACTGCATACAAGGGCCTCAACGCGCTCGAGGTTGCGCTGCAGATAGCTTCCGTTGCTTTGCTTGGGATTCTTGCTGCGACCAAGCAGAGTGCCGCCTCAGCAATTAGGAGAAACACAGTCCTCGTAATGGCAGTGCTATGTTTCGCAGCGTCAAGGTGGTTGGCTCATTTCATCTACAAGAAATTCCGGTACCACGACTATGACCATGCCTTCCGCTGA
- the LOC116209957 gene encoding IQ domain-containing protein IQM2-like: protein MEFCWQMGISVSCPFSDSGDLEKGIESIIVRSISFGKDEAKTVARSISFNGRDSDPTIVKSLGSGKMIIEGSISFKRRELGTLISITAPSVDDEEKETVLSDSPKSEESDIQSPIPKTFSGISQELPPLDRSSPKHEAATKLQKVYKSFRTRRKLADCAVLVAQSWWKVLDSVELKRSSVSFFDIEKHETAISRWSRARTRAAKVGKGLLKNDKARKLALQHWLEAIDPRHRYGHNLHFYYDKWLHCQSKEPFFYWLDIGEGKEASLEKCPRSKLQQQCIKYLGPMERKAYEVAVVDGKFFYKQSGEILHTLGESEDTKWIFVLSTSKSLYVGKKRKGTFQHSSFLAGGATSAAGRLVVEHGTLKAVWPHSGHYRPTEENFRDFISFLEENNVDISNVKMSAMDDEEGLPSRQRSSVHIRSNSNEEDYVQKANNVETEEVRITGLTKEEPDARETASVALASHRLRKGDSLSRNLARLEISGKVDLLKSFSSEDNLSGETKVDHTQAEPSAAKKAITSQKSFQLGKQLSCKWTTGAGPRIGCVRNYPPEIQCRALEHVNLSPRSLEYPRSFFSPRTPSGLS from the exons ATG GAATTCTGTTGGCAAATGGGAATTTCTGTTTCCTGCCCATTTTCAGACTCGGGCGACCTGGAAAAAGGGATCGAATCGATCATCGTTAGGTCGATAAGTTTCGGTAAGGATGAGGCCAAGACTGTCGCCCGATCCATCAGTTTCAATGGCAGAGATTCGGATCCCACGATCGTGAAATCATTAGGTTCAGGAAAGATGATAATAGAGGGATCGATCAGTTTTAAACGAAGAGAGTTGGGGACGTTGATTTCGATAACGGCTCCTTCAGTGGATGACGAGGAGAAGGAAACTGTGTTATCGGATAGTCCTAAATCAGAAGAGAGTGATATTCAATCCCCGATTCCTAAAACTTTTTCCGGGATATCTCAAGAACTGCCGCCACTAGACCGGAGCAGTCCCAAACATGAGGCTGCAACAAAACTGCAGAAAGTTTATAAAAGCTTCCGAACAAGAAGAAAACTCGCGGACTGTGCGGTACTTGTTGCGCAAAGCTG GTGGAAGGTATTGGACTCGGTAGAGCTTAAGCGGAGCTCTGTATCTTTCTTTGACATCGAGAAGCATGAAACAGCTATTTCGCGATGGTCACGAGCAAGGACCAGGGCAGCTAAA GTTGGAAAAGGTTTGTTGAAGAACGATAAAGCTCGAAAACTTGCATTGCAGCACTGGCTTGAGGCT ATCGACCCACGTCATCGATACGGCCATAATCTTCACTTTTACTACGATAAATGGCTCCACTGTCAGAGTAAAGAGCCCTTCTTCTACTG GTTGGATATAGGCGAAGGGAAAGAGGCGAGCCTTGAAAAGTGCCCGAGATCGAAACTTCAGCAGCAGTGCATCAAATATCTCGGTCCA ATGGAGAGGAAGGCATATGAAGTTGCCGTGGTGGACGGGAAGTTCTTCTACAAACAGTCAGGCGAGATTCTCCATACCCTGGGAGAATCCGAGGACACAAAATGGATTTTTGTCCTGAGCACTTCGAAGAGTCTTTATGttgggaagaagaggaagggaaCCTTCCAACACTCGAGCTTTTTAGCTGGAGGAGCCACCTCTGCGGCTGGCCGGTTGGTTGTTGAGCATGGCACTTTAAAG GCAGTTTGGCCCCACAGCGGACATTATCGGCCCACCGAAGAGAACTTCCGGGACTTTATTTCGTTTCTCGAAGAGAACAATGTAGATATCTCAAATGTGAAG ATGAGCGCAATGGATGACGAAGAAGGTTTGCCAAGCAGACAGAGAAGCAGCGTGCATATAAGAAGCAACTCAAACGAAGAGGACTATGTCCAAAAGGCGAACAATGTGGAGACTGAAGAGGTCCGCATCACGGGCCTCACAAAAGAGGAGCCGGATGCAAGAGAGACTGCTTCGGTCGCATTGGCATCGCACAGGTTGAGGAAGGGGGACAGCTTGAGCAGAAACCTGGCCAGGCTTGAAATATCTGGAAAGGTAGATCTGCTCAAGAGCTTTTCCTCCGAAGACAATCTTTCTGGAGAGACCAAGGTCGACCACACTCAAGCGGAACCATCTGCTGCAAAAAAGGCCATCACCTCACAGAAGTCGTTCCAACTGGGAAAGCAGCTGTCCTGCAAATGGACAACCGGGGCAGGGCCGCGCATTGGCTGCGTAAGGAACTATCCTCCAGAGATCCAGTGCCGAGCCCTGGAGCACGTGAACTTGTCCCCAAGAAGTTTGGAGTATCCGAGgtcatttttttctcctcGGACTCCTAGCGGACTAAGCTAG
- the LOC116211289 gene encoding serine/arginine-rich SC35-like splicing factor SCL33 isoform X2 yields the protein MRGRSYTPSPPRGYGRRGRSPSPRGRYGGRGSGRDLPTSLLVRNLRHDCRPEDLRRPFGQFGALKDIYLPRDYYTGEPRGFGFVQYVDPADAAEAKYHMDGYVLLGRELTVVFAEENRKKPTEMRSRERGRSSRYDRRRSPPRYSRSPRYSRSPPPRHARSRSRSHDYYSPSAKRRYSRSPSPQVKRHSRERSYTPPRQSRERSYSRSPPINGSRSRSQTPVRGKSRSPSRSRSPPPENYARGTNGERSPSQ from the exons ATGAGGGGAAGAAGTTACACACCGTCTCCCCCAAGGGGATATGGGAGAAGAGGACGGAGCCCTAGTCCAAGGGGTCGCTATGGTGGTCGTGGCAGTGGCAGAGATCTCCCCACTAGCCTTCTTGTTCGCAATCTTCGCCATGATTGCAG GCCAGAAGACCTTCGTCGGCCATTTGGACAGTTTGGTGCTCTTAAGGATATCTATTTGCCCAGAGATTACTACACTGG TGAGCCCCGTGGTTTTGGCTTTGTCCAGTATGTGGATCCTGCGGATGCTGCAGAGGCTAAGTATCATATGGATGGATATGTTCTCCTTGGAAGAGAGTTGACTGTTGTATTTGCAGAGGAGAATAGGAAGAAGCCTACTGAAATGAGGTCAAGGGAGCGTGGGAG GAGCAGCAGATATGATCGTAGGCGCTCGCCCCCTCGTTATTCTCGCTCACCTCGATACTCTAGATCCCCTCCCCCTCGCCATGCAAGGTCTCGATCTCGCAGCCATGATTATTACTCACCTTCGGCAAAGAGAAGGTACTCAAG GTCTCCTTCACCTCAGGTGAAGAGGCACAGTCGGGAAAGGTCTTACACTCCCCCACGGCAGAGCCGTGAGAGGTCCTACTCCCGATCTCCACCTATCAATGGCTCCCGAAGTCGGAGCCAAACTCCAGTTCGTGGTAAGAGTCGGAGCCCTAGCAGGAGCAGAAGCCCACCTCCTGAGAACTATGCCAGGGGCACGAATGGCGAAAGGTCCCCGAGTCAATGA
- the LOC116211289 gene encoding serine/arginine-rich SC35-like splicing factor SCL30A isoform X1 — protein sequence MRGRSYTPSPPRGYGRRGRSPSPRGRYGGRGSGRDLPTSLLVRNLRHDCRPEDLRRPFGQFGALKDIYLPRDYYTGEPRGFGFVQYVDPADAAEAKYHMDGYVLLGRELTVVFAEENRKKPTEMRSRERGSRSSRYDRRRSPPRYSRSPRYSRSPPPRHARSRSRSHDYYSPSAKRRYSRSPSPQVKRHSRERSYTPPRQSRERSYSRSPPINGSRSRSQTPVRGKSRSPSRSRSPPPENYARGTNGERSPSQ from the exons ATGAGGGGAAGAAGTTACACACCGTCTCCCCCAAGGGGATATGGGAGAAGAGGACGGAGCCCTAGTCCAAGGGGTCGCTATGGTGGTCGTGGCAGTGGCAGAGATCTCCCCACTAGCCTTCTTGTTCGCAATCTTCGCCATGATTGCAG GCCAGAAGACCTTCGTCGGCCATTTGGACAGTTTGGTGCTCTTAAGGATATCTATTTGCCCAGAGATTACTACACTGG TGAGCCCCGTGGTTTTGGCTTTGTCCAGTATGTGGATCCTGCGGATGCTGCAGAGGCTAAGTATCATATGGATGGATATGTTCTCCTTGGAAGAGAGTTGACTGTTGTATTTGCAGAGGAGAATAGGAAGAAGCCTACTGAAATGAGGTCAAGGGAGCGTGGGAG CAGGAGCAGCAGATATGATCGTAGGCGCTCGCCCCCTCGTTATTCTCGCTCACCTCGATACTCTAGATCCCCTCCCCCTCGCCATGCAAGGTCTCGATCTCGCAGCCATGATTATTACTCACCTTCGGCAAAGAGAAGGTACTCAAG GTCTCCTTCACCTCAGGTGAAGAGGCACAGTCGGGAAAGGTCTTACACTCCCCCACGGCAGAGCCGTGAGAGGTCCTACTCCCGATCTCCACCTATCAATGGCTCCCGAAGTCGGAGCCAAACTCCAGTTCGTGGTAAGAGTCGGAGCCCTAGCAGGAGCAGAAGCCCACCTCCTGAGAACTATGCCAGGGGCACGAATGGCGAAAGGTCCCCGAGTCAATGA
- the LOC116211289 gene encoding serine/arginine-rich SC35-like splicing factor SCL30A isoform X3 — protein sequence MRGRSYTPSPPRGYGRRGRSPSPRGRYGGRGSGRDLPTSLLVRNLRHDCRPEDLRRPFGQFGALKDIYLPRDYYTGEPRGFGFVQYVDPADAAEAKYHMDGYVLLGRELTVVFAEENRKKPTEMRSRERGSRSSRYDRRRSPPRYSRSPRYSRSPPPRHARSRSRSHDYYSPSAKRRSPSPQVKRHSRERSYTPPRQSRERSYSRSPPINGSRSRSQTPVRGKSRSPSRSRSPPPENYARGTNGERSPSQ from the exons ATGAGGGGAAGAAGTTACACACCGTCTCCCCCAAGGGGATATGGGAGAAGAGGACGGAGCCCTAGTCCAAGGGGTCGCTATGGTGGTCGTGGCAGTGGCAGAGATCTCCCCACTAGCCTTCTTGTTCGCAATCTTCGCCATGATTGCAG GCCAGAAGACCTTCGTCGGCCATTTGGACAGTTTGGTGCTCTTAAGGATATCTATTTGCCCAGAGATTACTACACTGG TGAGCCCCGTGGTTTTGGCTTTGTCCAGTATGTGGATCCTGCGGATGCTGCAGAGGCTAAGTATCATATGGATGGATATGTTCTCCTTGGAAGAGAGTTGACTGTTGTATTTGCAGAGGAGAATAGGAAGAAGCCTACTGAAATGAGGTCAAGGGAGCGTGGGAG CAGGAGCAGCAGATATGATCGTAGGCGCTCGCCCCCTCGTTATTCTCGCTCACCTCGATACTCTAGATCCCCTCCCCCTCGCCATGCAAGGTCTCGATCTCGCAGCCATGATTATTACTCACCTTCGGCAAAGAGAAG GTCTCCTTCACCTCAGGTGAAGAGGCACAGTCGGGAAAGGTCTTACACTCCCCCACGGCAGAGCCGTGAGAGGTCCTACTCCCGATCTCCACCTATCAATGGCTCCCGAAGTCGGAGCCAAACTCCAGTTCGTGGTAAGAGTCGGAGCCCTAGCAGGAGCAGAAGCCCACCTCCTGAGAACTATGCCAGGGGCACGAATGGCGAAAGGTCCCCGAGTCAATGA